TACGTGCTCGGATGGGGGGACGACACCACCAAGCCGGACCGTGTCGCGCAGTGCCATCAGCAGTTCATCGAGCTGGTCTCGGCGTGGGCCGACACCGCCGGGCACGAGCCCGCCGCCGAGACGGTGCGGGCCTTCTATCGGGACGGCGACTACACCCACTGGGAGCGCCCGGAGGGGTACGGGGCAAAACAGGGCGTGCTACTCGCGGTGGACGGGCAGCTGCTCAGCAAGGCCCACTCGGCGATCCGGTTCTGGACCGACGAGGTCACCCGGCGCAAGAGCGGCAAGGACGCCGCCGCCGGGTTGTGCCTGGTCTGCGGGCGGCACGGTGCGCTGGTCAAGACGATCCCCACCAAGATCGCCGCGCGTCTGGTGCCGGGAGCGGGTAATGACGTCGCGCTGGTCAGCGTCAACGAGAACGTCTTCGGCTACGGCCTGACCACGAGCCTCGCGCACACTCCGATCTGCTTCACCTGCGGCAATGCCTTCAGCACCGGCCTGACCCACCTGCTGGGCTCGGAGCACGCCTATCGGCTGCCCGGCCAGGACAGCGTCATGGCCTGGTGGGTCGTCGGGGCCCCTCCGCGTGACGTCTACGACGTGATGCCCCGCACCGCGGACCCCGGCGCGGTCCGGCGGCTCCTCTCGCGGCTCCGCTCCGGTGATCTGGATCGGGCTGCCGCGCTGGCCGACCAACAGGAGAGTTCGGAGCGCTTCTGCTCGGTCACTCTCGGCGGAAACAACTCTCGGATCATGGTCCGGGACTGGATCGACATGCCGCTGACCTCGGCGCTGCGCAACCTCGCGCTCTGGCACGAGCACTCGCACATGGTCTCCGAATGGGAGGACGAGCCGCAGCGTCACGGACTCGCCATCCTGCTGATGGCGACCGGCCGGTGGGAAGGCAGCCGCTACGCCGACCACAGCTCCCGCTCCGCCCGCCGCCCGGAACACATCCAGCGTGACCTGCTCGCCCGCGCCCTGCGGGGCGTCGCTCTACCGCCGTCGGTGCCGCACCACGTACTGCGCCGCATCGGCGCCGACGGACACATCGACTCTGCCCGCGCCGCGCTCCTGCGTCTGGCGCTATGCGATCCGAAAAAAAAGGAGCCCTCCGTGACCGCCGGTCTCGACGAGAAGAATCAGGATACCGCGTATCTGTTCGGCCGCATCTTCTCGGTGTTGGAACAGATCCAGTATGCCGCCAGCGAGGGCAAGCTCAACGCGACCTTCGGCGATCGACATCTCGCAGGTGCCGTCGCCAATCCCACGCCCGCCGTGGCCGCAGGACGCAAGCTCGCCTCGGCCTGGCTGGCCAAGCTCCGGCGGCGCCCGAATACCCGGGCCAAGGCCGTGGCATTCGCCGAGACGCTGGACCTGATCGCCGATCTGGCCGACGCGAGCAAGCCGCTCCCGACGTATCTGCCTGCCCGCAGGCAGATGCAGTTCGTCCTCGGTTACCACCAGCAACGCGCCCACGACAGGGAACAGGCCCGGGCCCGCAAGGCCGCGCAGTCCTGACCGACGTACCCCCGTCATCCCGCTCTCGCTGCTCCGCCCGGCTTAGGGCGATTCTCACGAAAGGCACGCTCTCGCATGAGCACTCCGGCGCACCTCGACCCCACCGTCCGCCACGACATGGTGTTCCTGTTCGACGTCACGGACGGAAACCCCAACGGCGATCCGGACTTCGGCAACCGGCCTCGGATGGACGAGGAGTCGGGCCACGGTCTGGTCACCGATGTCGCGATCAAGCGCAAGATCCGCAACACCCTCCCGCTGGCCGCCGACGGCGACTCCCGGTACGGGATCTTCGTGGAGGCGGGTCACGCGCTGAACACCCGCGCGGCGGAGACGATGACCGCCAACAACCTCGACTCGAACAAGAAGCGCCTTACTGAGGAGGAGTTGCAGGCCGGGCGATCCTGGCTCACCGAGCGCTACGCCGACATCCGGCTCTTCGGTGCGGTGCTGAGCACCGGAGACACGAAGGCCCTCGGCCAGATCTACGGTCCGCTGCAGGTCACCAACGCCCGCAGCTTCGATCCGGTGGCGCCGCAGCAGCACACGATCACCCGCGTCACCCAGACGACCCAGCCAGACATCGACAAGGGCGAGTCCACCGAGATGGGCAGCAAGTGGACCGTCCCCTACGGGCTCTACAAGGCCGAGCTCTACTACTCCGCCTCCCGAGGCGCTCAGACCGGCGTGGACAGTCGCGACTTCGAACTGCTCTATCGCAGCCTGGAGATGATGTTCGACCACGACCGCTCGTCGGCGCGCGGCACGATGACGGCCCGAGGACTGTACGTGTTCAGCCATGACAACGCCTTCGGCAACGCCCCCGCGCATAAGCTCGCCGGGCGCGTCTCCGTGAAGAGGGTCGACCCGGATGCGGACCTGCCGCCTCGGTCCTTCGGCGACTACGTCGTCTCCGTCGCCGACGACGACCTGCCTGCCGGGATCACCGCCACCAAGCTCATCGCCTGAGCCGGGGTCGAGGTGGACGAGTCAGCCGCCGAGCAGGAGTGGGCCAGCATCCCGATCTCGGCGATCGAGCACTTCGGCTACTGCCCTCGGCAGGCCGCCCTGATCCATCTGGACCGTTACTTCGCCGACAACGTCGACACGCAGCGGGGTCACTTCGCCCACGAGGTCGTCGACGCGGGCGGTCCCGGCGTCTCCCGGACGGGAGTACGGACCTGGACCGCCCTGGAGGTCAGCGACACCACGCTCGGGGTCCACGGCATCTGCGATGTCGTGGAGTTCCCGGACGGACAGCCGATTCCGGTCGAGCACAAGTCCGGAAGCTATCGGCCGGGCAGCGCCGCTGATCTTCAGGTGGCCGCGCAGGTGATCTGCCTGCGCGGCATGTTCTCCGCCGACGTGCCGCACGGGGTGATCTTCGCCGGCCGGCAGCGCCGACGTCACGAGGTCGTGGTCGACGACGCGCTGCAGGCCCGACTTCGTGACGTCGTGGCACGGCTGCGTGCGGTGTTACGCGCCGGGTCGCTGCCGCCACCGGTCAACGACCGGCGGTGTGATCGCTGCTCTCTGAAGGAAGGCTGTATGCCCGACGCCCGCATCGACGCCTCGTCGCTGTTCGTGCCACTGCCGTTAGGACGGTGGGATGACTGAGCTGCTGCGCACGCTGTTCGTCTCCACGCCGGGCACCAGCCTGCACCTGGAAGGCGACACGATTCGGATCCATCACCCGGAGCGCCCCGGCCGGCACATCCAGCCGCTGATCCGGATCGATCAGCTCGTGGTGTGGCGGGGAGTCGACGTCAGCGACGAACTCATGCTGCGTTGTCTCGCCGACGATCGAGGCATCACGTGGTTGTCGCGCAACGGCCGCTTCCTCGGCCGGGCAGGGGGAGCGCAGCTGGGTAATCCGCTGCTTCGGCTGGAACAGGTCCGCGCGTATGACGACGCGGCACGACGCTTGACGATCGCGAAGTCCGTGGTCGCGGGGAAGCTGCAGAACTATCGGCAGCTGCTGTTACGAATCGCGCGGGACGCCGACGGCGCAAGGCAGAGTGACATCCGCGCGATCGCCGAACGCCATGCCGAGGCGCTGATCGCGGTGGCCTCCTGCGGGTCGTTGACGGAGCTGCTCGGCATCGAGGGCAATGCCGCTCGCGCCTACTTCGAGGGGATCCCGCTGTTGGCCAAAGGCGTTCCACCGGGACGTAGCAGGCGCCCACCGGAGAATCCGTTCAACTGCGTGCTGTCCTTCTGCTACACCATGTTGAAGGTGTCGGTGATCGGCGCTCTCGAACATCGAGGCCTCGATCCCTATATCGGCTATCTGCACGGGGTCCGCCCTGGCAAACCGTCGCTCGCGCTGGATCTGATGGAGGAACTGCGTCCCCTGTTGGTCGATCGACTGGTGCTCACTCTGTTCAACCGGCGGCGTATCACCGCCGCGCACACCCGATCCGATCCGGCGGGCGGCGTCGCGCTGACCGACGAGGGCCGTGCTGTCGTGCTGACCGAGTGGTCCCAGGCGAGGGAACGAGCGTGGCGGCACAGCGGGCTGAACCGCGACGTTCCTGCTGCGCTACTGCCCATCGTGCAGACCCGGCTGTTCGCTCGTCATCTGCGAGGCGACGAGCCCGCCTATACCCCGTGGATCGCGAGCTGACGATGGAACTGCTGGTCACCTACGACGTCGACACCACCACGCCGGACGGCGCCCGGCGCCTACGGCGGGTCGCGAAGGTGTGCGAGGCCTACGGGCTTCGGGTGCAGAAGTCGGTGTTCGAGATCGTGTGCTCCGACGTCGACTGGATGATCATGAAGAAGCGCCTGCTCGACGTGATCGACGGCGACCAGGACAGCATCCGGGTCTACCAGATGAACGCGGGGGCACTCGGCAGGGCTCAACACCTCGGCCGCTCGCCCGAGGCGCCGCATGGCGCACCGCTGATCTACTGAGTCCTGGCGCTTGAGGAAGGTGAGCGTCGGGCGACACGCCGTGTCAGTCCGAAGTGCCTTTCGGGCGTGTCGGTCACCACTCGATAACCTCGGGGCGTTTGAGAAGGCAATGCCCCTGTACAAGCAGGGTGGCACCGGCCCTTCGGGGCCGGTGAGGATCGCAACGACACCCTCACCACCGAGATCGACGTCGCCGGTCAGGTGGCACCGGCCCTTCGGGGCCGGTGAGGATCGCAACTCCAGAGCCTCGGCGTAGGCTTCCGCGTCCTCAGCGGGTGGCACCGGCCCTTCGGGGCCGGTGAGGATCGCAACCAGCTGTTGGGCCAGGTGCCCCCGTCCTCCCAGTCCCGGTGGCACCGGCCCTTCGGGGCCGGTGAGGATCGCAACTCGTCGGAGCCCTTTCCTCCGCCGAACCAGCCCCGCGTGGCACCGGCCCTTCGGGGCCGGTGAGGATCGCAACGCGGGCCACGGCCATGTCCGACCGGGCACGCAACACGGTGGCACCGGCCCTTCGGGGCCGGTGAGGATCGCAACCTGTCCGTGCAGGACCGCGCGGACGCGGTGCAGGTGTGGCACCGGCCCTTCGGGGCCGGTGAGGATCGCAACCACGCCGGTCGTCCGCCGATCACCTGATCGGCCGCAGGGTGGCACCGGCCCTTCGGGGCCGGTGAGGATCGCAACACGGTCAACCGGTCTGGAGTGTGGCGGATCTCCGCAGTGGCACCGGCCCTTCGGGGCCGGTGAGGATCGCAACGTCGAGTACTCGGTGAACGTGTCGAGGAGGTCCTCCCCAGTGGCACCGGCCCTTCGGGGCCGGTGAGGATCGCAACATGAGCGGCTGCCACGGGCCTTGGCTGGTCAGGTTCGGGTGGCACCGGCCCTTCGGGGCCGGTGAGGATCGCAACTCCGTGGTGCCCGAACTCGTTTGTCGGAGGGTGGCGGTGGCACCGGCCCTTCGGGGCCGGTGAGGATCGCAACCCCATGTACGCCAAGGACGACCTCCGCCGCACCCCCGAGTGGCACCGGCCCTTCGGGGCGGGTGAGGATCGCAACGGTCTCCCCACGCGATCCGGACGGTCGAGACGACGTCGTGGCACCGGCCCTTCCGGGCCGGTGCGGATCACCACTGCCGCACCTATGTCGGGTGAACGCAGGGGAGTCGTTGTGGCACCGACCCGCCGACGCCGACACTGCCACCCGACCCCGGACCGGCAGTCTCCCGGTCCAAAGACGGCAGGCGGTCGCGCAC
The Actinoalloteichus fjordicus DNA segment above includes these coding regions:
- the cas7c gene encoding type I-C CRISPR-associated protein Cas7/Csd2, yielding MSTPAHLDPTVRHDMVFLFDVTDGNPNGDPDFGNRPRMDEESGHGLVTDVAIKRKIRNTLPLAADGDSRYGIFVEAGHALNTRAAETMTANNLDSNKKRLTEEELQAGRSWLTERYADIRLFGAVLSTGDTKALGQIYGPLQVTNARSFDPVAPQQHTITRVTQTTQPDIDKGESTEMGSKWTVPYGLYKAELYYSASRGAQTGVDSRDFELLYRSLEMMFDHDRSSARGTMTARGLYVFSHDNAFGNAPAHKLAGRVSVKRVDPDADLPPRSFGDYVVSVADDDLPAGITATKLIA
- the cas4 gene encoding CRISPR-associated protein Cas4, with product MDESAAEQEWASIPISAIEHFGYCPRQAALIHLDRYFADNVDTQRGHFAHEVVDAGGPGVSRTGVRTWTALEVSDTTLGVHGICDVVEFPDGQPIPVEHKSGSYRPGSAADLQVAAQVICLRGMFSADVPHGVIFAGRQRRRHEVVVDDALQARLRDVVARLRAVLRAGSLPPPVNDRRCDRCSLKEGCMPDARIDASSLFVPLPLGRWDD
- the cas8c gene encoding type I-C CRISPR-associated protein Cas8c/Csd1; its protein translation is MMLLQRLVQYAEETTDSAPFHREREFVWRIDLFSDGRPARLTDIREPDAKGRLRGFRESTPAMTRSIQVAAQLGADDVQYVLGWGDDTTKPDRVAQCHQQFIELVSAWADTAGHEPAAETVRAFYRDGDYTHWERPEGYGAKQGVLLAVDGQLLSKAHSAIRFWTDEVTRRKSGKDAAAGLCLVCGRHGALVKTIPTKIAARLVPGAGNDVALVSVNENVFGYGLTTSLAHTPICFTCGNAFSTGLTHLLGSEHAYRLPGQDSVMAWWVVGAPPRDVYDVMPRTADPGAVRRLLSRLRSGDLDRAAALADQQESSERFCSVTLGGNNSRIMVRDWIDMPLTSALRNLALWHEHSHMVSEWEDEPQRHGLAILLMATGRWEGSRYADHSSRSARRPEHIQRDLLARALRGVALPPSVPHHVLRRIGADGHIDSARAALLRLALCDPKKKEPSVTAGLDEKNQDTAYLFGRIFSVLEQIQYAASEGKLNATFGDRHLAGAVANPTPAVAAGRKLASAWLAKLRRRPNTRAKAVAFAETLDLIADLADASKPLPTYLPARRQMQFVLGYHQQRAHDREQARARKAAQS
- the cas2 gene encoding CRISPR-associated endonuclease Cas2, translated to MDRELTMELLVTYDVDTTTPDGARRLRRVAKVCEAYGLRVQKSVFEIVCSDVDWMIMKKRLLDVIDGDQDSIRVYQMNAGALGRAQHLGRSPEAPHGAPLIY
- the cas1 gene encoding CRISPR-associated endonuclease Cas1 is translated as MTELLRTLFVSTPGTSLHLEGDTIRIHHPERPGRHIQPLIRIDQLVVWRGVDVSDELMLRCLADDRGITWLSRNGRFLGRAGGAQLGNPLLRLEQVRAYDDAARRLTIAKSVVAGKLQNYRQLLLRIARDADGARQSDIRAIAERHAEALIAVASCGSLTELLGIEGNAARAYFEGIPLLAKGVPPGRSRRPPENPFNCVLSFCYTMLKVSVIGALEHRGLDPYIGYLHGVRPGKPSLALDLMEELRPLLVDRLVLTLFNRRRITAAHTRSDPAGGVALTDEGRAVVLTEWSQARERAWRHSGLNRDVPAALLPIVQTRLFARHLRGDEPAYTPWIAS